The following nucleotide sequence is from Sander vitreus isolate 19-12246 chromosome 3, sanVit1, whole genome shotgun sequence.
CCATCACAAGACCCCTTTCTCCGGAAGCATCAACAGGAAGTggtctggaggaggaggagtcatTTCAGGCCTTTTTCTCATAATCACCTACATGTTCATTGTGTAAAAGATAaatatttattgatttaaatttaaatagtTGACATGATCACCTTACAGGTTGAAGAAAGAAAGTGTTAAACATTTTGGCTGCCGTTCATGTGAAACTAAAAGACAGCAAAGCACTTTCGAAAATGACTAAATGACCCGTGATGGTCTTGTGGTTTTGTGCCGTGATGCTTAGAGGGCTTAGTGTGCAGCTTTACCACATTGCTGTTCACACTGTGCTAGTTGCTGACAATGACTGCTGACAGGTGGATCGTCTTTTTAGCCCTGTGCTTTATTTGTGTGTCTTCAAATGGTAAGTCATTTTGTGAATAAAATTAGAGaatgaaaatataatttatataaaacGTTCCATGAATAAAACTCCCCCTCTTTTGCTACATTATAATTGTTTAATCTGTTTGTACATCATTCAGTCAATTTCAGTTCCTCAGTCTTTGAAGTCTTGTGCTTAAATATGTAAGTTAACATAGCGGAAGGTTAAAGTTTATTAATTCATCTAGTAGTATTGGGCTAATTTGTAAGAACTTGTGCGCAgattataacatttttttttatccgttTCAATGTTATACATGTTAATGTtaacaatgttaaaaaagttgtaatttttatatatttttttctgataaaTTTTCTGCTTAAGTGTTACCAGTCACATTCAATAAAAGTATTCCCAGCTCtggcgattaatttaaagaTGTCCAGACAAATGTTTGAAATATCTACAGTAACAAGGAGGAcgagtttttaatgttggtaCTCTTGGTTATTTGAATATGACATAAGCGACCTAAAGTTGAAACTTGTTCTTGTATTTCTCATTTCCCGTTAAGAAGAGCAGAATTCCAGTGTTTGTAAGACGCACACACTCAGCGCTCTGCTTGGCTCCTCTGTGCTCCTGCCATGCAACTTTGCAACAACTCAACGCGACTGGGTGTCCTGGGCCCACACTCTTAAGGGAGATCTGGTCCATATCAAATCTGAAGGTCGTATTAGGTTCCTGGACCACAGGTATGGTCGGGTGAGAGTCTTTCCTAACCAGGGCTCAGAGGGGAACTACTCCATCTTCATCGATAAACTTAACAACTCTGACCTGGGGCATTATCGCTGTAAGCAGGGACATGACTGTCTTCAAGTGGAGTTGGTTGTTGCTGAAAGAGGTAAGATGGTGATTTCAGTTTGAAAGTAAAGGTAATGCTTTCTCAATACTGAGCAGCAGCCTGTGCAGAAACATGCAGCCTCCTTCCTTTCCATGGTCACAAACCTCCCCCATGAGAGAGGACAAGTGAATGGGCTAGAGTTTCCTGtgaaacatttttgtaaaaccacaacttaTAATGCAGATGCTCTGAGTGAAGAGATGAGGCTACTGATTTTCATCTGTGTTGGCGTGGCTGCTTTCATCCTGCTGAGCGTTTGTGGCTACTGCTGCACCAAGTGCAAATGTAAGTATTTGTAGTAGTCTTGCACTCTCAGTCCACACAGATGATAGGAtaaaagtttgtgttttgttagtTCATTTGATGGATTGGGTGGTTAtttaaaactttattattattaaacttttTATTTCAGTGTGCTGCAATAACAGAAAGCAGGACAATACGAACAATCCTGAAGGTGCAGGTACTGAGGGTAAGTAATAATTTCACAATTTACCATTTACATTAGATTCATCTTCTGTAGAATCTTTCTCGATACACAGATACTTTTACATTAGAACACaggaatatactgtacagtaggcctaaagtactgtacagtatagccAGTTAAGGCatcttaaatccaaattaaatTATAAGGAGTTGCATCTGTTAAAGTTATTTAAGAAGATATTAATATCATGCACAGGACACTGAAAATGCACACAACAGAGGACATTGGCAAAGTCAGTGATGAATAGTATAGCAAATACACAACAATgcacattctttttttcaaatgaataGTTATTTTTGGGTGCACATTActcgctttcttgccgagaagatcgataccacccTCTGTACGTACACTTAATGTGAAGCTAGAGCCAGGAGACgactagcttagcttagcacaaagactagaaACAGGTAAACAGCTTGCCTGGCTCTTGCCACAGTGACGCCATgttatttaaattgtaaatatGAGCAACCTATAGTCGGGAAAACCATTCACGTTAGCCTTGGAGATGTAATTGCGAGATAATCTAAATTTCTAACAGTGATGATATCTCCCACAAACGTTTGCCAAAATCGAACAGAGCCAGGTTAGCTATTTCCCCGTTTCTGATCTGTAAAGGACcagtttctgtctttgtgctaagctgaGCTAACCTGCTGCTAGCTGTAGCCTTGTATTTACAAGATTAATATGAGACAAAACATATTGCCcccaaaatgtccaactattcctttaagttgCTTCATATATTGTCCCACTGCAGGTGTCAGTGCTACACCTGAGGAAACAGGCAGAGCGCCAGTAGAGCAACAGCAGAGAGGTAATCTATCTCaataacaacacaaaaacacacacagtcatgtaaCTGGTACTATATACAGTAactatatacatactgtatatatatatatatatatatatatgatgcaGTAAGTAAGTTGATGAGGACAAGTAATAtgtctgttgtgttttcttgaCAAGAAACCTGTCATAGTGTTTCCTTTTCCTACAGGAGCAGGCATTGATCATCTTGTTTATGGTGCGTTCACGCagctcttcttctttctttgatCCTTTCTTTCCATGTCATCTATTGATTCACCTTGTTAAAAAGCTAATGTCTTTGTTATCCCACCTAAAACATCACGATTGTCTGAGTCAATATTTAAGCTTATCTTTTCTAAATATCAGAAAATGATGACCAAGTCCCATCCAACCAGCAGAATGACCCCACCAGAAATTATTGCAGTCCAATATCAGAAGTTCTGCCTGATCCGCAAGGGACTCAACCCATTCAAAGTGCCAGTGGGATTTATCCAAACTTGAACCAGTTTGAGAGGATGGAAagtcagagaaaaaaacagggaTTTCATCGAGGTGCTTAATGTTGAGCAGAATTACTGCTCTTTGTATTACTGGTTACTCTTATTATCTTGACAAACTGGAGTAACTCAGTCTTATCTCTCACCTCTTCAGAACTCTTCAGCAGACTACGGCAAGCAAGTCTCAGTCGGCATTTTTACGGTAAtgtattcatcttttttttcatcatttcaatGCTGTCAGGAATTTCACTTATTCATTTGATTATACAGCTAACCAAAGTGAAATCAGCCAGCAACAAGCCATGCCAACTCAGGCAAATCATCGCAAAGGtattttgatttaatttcaTTTGTCAAAATGATTTAGCCTATCTGTGTGTCAGAATAAATAGCCTAATGCAAAAAGAAATATCTTAGATTAATCac
It contains:
- the LOC144515611 gene encoding uncharacterized protein LOC144515611 isoform X1, encoding MTADRWIVFLALCFICVSSNEEQNSSVCKTHTLSALLGSSVLLPCNFATTQRDWVSWAHTLKGDLVHIKSEGRIRFLDHRYGRVRVFPNQGSEGNYSIFIDKLNNSDLGHYRCKQGHDCLQVELVVAERDALSEEMRLLIFICVGVAAFILLSVCGYCCTKCKLCCNNRKQDNTNNPEGAGTEGVSATPEETGRAPVEQQQRVFPFPTGAGIDHLVYENDDQVPSNQQNDPTRNYCSPISEVLPDPQGTQPIQSASGIYPNLNQFERMESQRKKQGFHRELFSRLRQASLSRHFYANQSEISQQQAMPTQANHRKGLAKKKAKENAEYKNPIYNRSTDQLNRL
- the LOC144515611 gene encoding uncharacterized protein LOC144515611 isoform X3, which translates into the protein MTADRWIVFLALCFICVSSNEEQNSSVCKTHTLSALLGSSVLLPCNFATTQRDWVSWAHTLKGDLVHIKSEGRIRFLDHRYGRVRVFPNQGSEGNYSIFIDKLNNSDLGHYRCKQGHDCLQVELVVAERDALSEEMRLLIFICVGVAAFILLSVCGYCCTKCKLCCNNRKQDNTNNPEGAGTEGVSATPEETGRAPVEQQQRGAGIDHLVYENDDQVPSNQQNDPTRNYCSPISEVLPDPQGTQPIQSASGIYPNLNQFERMESQRKKQGFHRELFSRLRQASLSRHFYANQSEISQQQAMPTQANHRKGLAKKKAKENAEYKNPIYNRSTDQLNRL
- the LOC144515611 gene encoding uncharacterized protein LOC144515611 isoform X2, with the protein product MTADRWIVFLALCFICVSSNEQNSSVCKTHTLSALLGSSVLLPCNFATTQRDWVSWAHTLKGDLVHIKSEGRIRFLDHRYGRVRVFPNQGSEGNYSIFIDKLNNSDLGHYRCKQGHDCLQVELVVAERDALSEEMRLLIFICVGVAAFILLSVCGYCCTKCKLCCNNRKQDNTNNPEGAGTEGVSATPEETGRAPVEQQQRVFPFPTGAGIDHLVYENDDQVPSNQQNDPTRNYCSPISEVLPDPQGTQPIQSASGIYPNLNQFERMESQRKKQGFHRELFSRLRQASLSRHFYANQSEISQQQAMPTQANHRKGLAKKKAKENAEYKNPIYNRSTDQLNRL
- the LOC144515611 gene encoding uncharacterized protein LOC144515611 isoform X4, with the protein product MNSSVCKTHTLSALLGSSVLLPCNFATTQRDWVSWAHTLKGDLVHIKSEGRIRFLDHRYGRVRVFPNQGSEGNYSIFIDKLNNSDLGHYRCKQGHDCLQVELVVAERDALSEEMRLLIFICVGVAAFILLSVCGYCCTKCKLCCNNRKQDNTNNPEGAGTEGVSATPEETGRAPVEQQQRVFPFPTGAGIDHLVYENDDQVPSNQQNDPTRNYCSPISEVLPDPQGTQPIQSASGIYPNLNQFERMESQRKKQGFHRELFSRLRQASLSRHFYANQSEISQQQAMPTQANHRKGLAKKKAKENAEYKNPIYNRSTDQLNRL